In the genome of Telluria beijingensis, one region contains:
- a CDS encoding FAD-dependent oxidoreductase produces MTDTTPDPVLEPSTIDPRYLIDLKTRGHQVYPVLGEDDLKRIRRFATERSWHDGDFVFRALVDSPGMVVVLSGQLRCSRSNALGHRVEVHLFEPGQFTGEVSQLSGRPPLVDGVAVGRLDALVLDPEALRALLMAEAVLGERVMRAFMLRRARLIGEQPTGPILIGPPGHPRLFELESFLSRNAQPYTRRDPASDVDAAELVREHWRQEHDWPLVAMPDGFVIKNPSLLEMGRFLGTLPRIARDMVYDVLVVGAGPAGLATAVYAASEGLSVMVLEQRAYGGQAGASARIENFFGFPTGISGHALVSRAFVQASKFGAEIAIPAPAMRLLCRERPLRVELDDGSCARARSVVLAAGARYRKPDLAELARFEGRGVYYWASPVEAKVCRHQDVVLVGGGNSAGQAAVYLAAHAKTVHMMVRSNGLEASMSSYLIERIAATANIVLHTRLELAALEGDDTGLERVHCRSRSGAPPVVFDTHHLFLFIGADPNSDWLLECGVELDRKGFVLTGYEASGKHGGRDLETSVPGVFAVGDLRAASTKRVAAAAGEGAAVVAQVHRYLAEQQQREDAGAA; encoded by the coding sequence ATGACCGACACCACGCCAGACCCCGTCCTGGAACCATCCACGATCGATCCGCGCTACCTGATCGACCTCAAGACCCGCGGCCACCAGGTGTACCCCGTGCTGGGCGAGGACGACCTGAAACGCATCCGCCGCTTCGCCACCGAGCGCAGCTGGCACGATGGCGACTTCGTCTTCCGGGCCCTGGTCGATTCGCCCGGCATGGTGGTGGTACTGTCCGGCCAGCTGCGCTGCAGCCGCAGCAATGCCCTCGGCCATCGCGTCGAAGTGCACCTGTTCGAGCCCGGCCAGTTCACCGGCGAAGTGTCGCAGCTCTCCGGCCGGCCGCCGCTGGTCGATGGCGTGGCGGTGGGCCGCCTGGACGCCCTGGTGCTCGATCCTGAAGCGCTGCGCGCGCTGCTGATGGCCGAGGCGGTGCTGGGCGAGCGCGTGATGCGCGCCTTCATGCTGCGCCGCGCGCGCCTGATCGGCGAACAGCCGACCGGGCCGATCCTGATCGGGCCGCCCGGCCACCCGCGCCTGTTCGAACTCGAGAGCTTTTTATCGCGCAACGCCCAGCCGTATACCCGGCGCGACCCGGCGTCGGACGTCGACGCGGCCGAGCTGGTGCGCGAACACTGGCGCCAGGAGCACGACTGGCCGCTGGTGGCCATGCCCGACGGCTTCGTGATCAAGAACCCGAGCCTGCTCGAAATGGGCCGCTTCCTGGGCACCCTGCCGCGCATCGCGCGCGACATGGTGTACGACGTGCTGGTGGTCGGCGCCGGCCCGGCCGGCCTGGCCACCGCGGTGTACGCGGCCTCCGAGGGACTGTCGGTGATGGTGCTGGAACAGCGCGCCTACGGCGGCCAGGCCGGCGCCAGCGCACGCATCGAGAATTTCTTCGGTTTCCCCACCGGCATCTCTGGCCACGCCCTGGTGAGCCGCGCTTTCGTCCAGGCGAGCAAGTTCGGGGCCGAGATCGCCATTCCCGCGCCGGCCATGCGCCTGCTGTGCCGCGAACGGCCGCTGCGGGTGGAACTCGACGACGGCAGCTGCGCGCGGGCGCGCAGCGTGGTACTGGCGGCCGGCGCGCGCTACCGCAAGCCCGACCTGGCCGAGCTGGCGCGCTTCGAGGGCCGCGGCGTGTATTACTGGGCCTCTCCGGTCGAGGCCAAGGTATGCCGGCACCAGGACGTGGTGCTGGTCGGCGGCGGCAACTCGGCCGGCCAGGCCGCCGTCTACCTGGCAGCGCACGCGAAAACCGTGCACATGATGGTGCGCAGCAACGGCCTGGAGGCGAGCATGTCGAGCTACCTGATCGAGCGCATCGCCGCGACCGCGAACATCGTGCTGCATACCCGGCTCGAACTGGCCGCGCTCGAGGGGGACGATACCGGCCTGGAGCGCGTGCACTGCCGCAGCCGCAGCGGCGCTCCACCGGTGGTATTCGACACCCACCACCTGTTCCTGTTCATCGGCGCCGATCCCAACAGCGACTGGCTGCTCGAGTGCGGCGTGGAACTGGACCGCAAGGGCTTCGTGCTGACCGGCTACGAGGCCAGCGGAAAGCACGGCGGACGCGACCTCGAAACGAGCGTCCCCGGCGTGTTCGCCGTGGGCGACCTGCGCGCCGCCTCGACCAAGCGCGTGGCCGCGGCAGCGGGCGAAGGCGCGGCGGTCGTGGCGCAGGTCCACCGCTATCTGGCCGAACAGCAGCAACGGGAAGACGCTGGCGCGGCCTGA
- a CDS encoding transporter gives MTQMAAPGFNYGSDDSGLVWGFLFRHDAGAAPIGVHEALAWMRDPQPGQFIWLHFNLSNTASERWLRTHAALADEFYETLHQGSRSTRIELADNALIAVVNDVLHGFSLDSAEISTLWVHVAPQVAISARRKPLASIERLRQDVRQGAPLRSSSELLIHLLRDQADVLVNIVREAVARVDTIEDRLLAGRLTRQREDLGSLRRVLVRLQRLLAPEPAALFRLLQRPPTWVDGEDRQELRQATEEFTVVLSDLAALQERIKLLQEEIAARVNEDNARSLYLLTIVTVMALPINLIAGLLGMNVGGIPLADDGHGFWIALGLVATFTTVAAWLLLRLQRQR, from the coding sequence ATGACGCAGATGGCGGCTCCCGGCTTCAATTACGGTTCCGACGATTCGGGCCTGGTATGGGGATTCCTGTTCAGGCACGACGCCGGCGCCGCCCCGATCGGCGTGCACGAGGCCCTGGCCTGGATGCGCGACCCGCAACCCGGGCAATTCATCTGGCTGCACTTCAACCTGTCGAACACCGCCAGCGAGCGCTGGCTGCGCACCCACGCCGCGCTGGCCGACGAGTTCTATGAAACCCTGCACCAGGGTTCGCGCTCGACCCGCATCGAATTGGCCGACAATGCCCTGATCGCGGTCGTCAACGACGTGCTGCACGGTTTTTCGCTTGACAGCGCCGAGATCTCGACCCTGTGGGTCCACGTCGCGCCCCAGGTCGCCATCAGCGCGCGCCGGAAACCCCTGGCCTCGATCGAACGCCTGCGCCAGGACGTGCGGCAAGGCGCCCCGCTGCGCTCCTCGAGCGAACTGTTGATCCACCTGCTGCGCGACCAGGCCGACGTGCTGGTGAACATCGTGCGCGAGGCGGTGGCGCGGGTCGACACCATCGAAGACCGGCTGCTGGCCGGCCGCCTGACGCGCCAGCGCGAAGACCTGGGTTCGCTGCGCCGGGTGCTGGTGCGCCTGCAGCGCCTGCTGGCGCCGGAGCCGGCAGCCCTGTTCCGCCTGCTGCAACGTCCGCCGACCTGGGTCGACGGCGAAGACCGGCAAGAGCTGCGCCAGGCGACCGAGGAATTCACGGTGGTGCTGAGCGACCTGGCAGCGCTCCAGGAGCGCATCAAGTTGCTGCAGGAAGAAATCGCGGCCCGCGTCAACGAAGACAATGCGCGCAGCCTGTACCTGTTGACGATCGTGACCGTCATGGCCCTGCCGATCAACCTGATCGCCGGCCTGCTCGGGATGAACGTGGGCGGCATTCCGCTGGCCGACGACGGCCACGGTTTCTGGATCGCGCTGGGCCTGGTGGCGACCTTTACCACGGTGGCGGCCTGGCTGCTGCTGCGCCTGCAGCGCCAGCGCTAA
- the cadR gene encoding Cd(II)/Pb(II)-responsive transcriptional regulator, with translation MRIGELAKLTGCQSETVRFYEQKGLLPPPIRSQANYRMYDAGHAERLHFIRRCRALGMSLNEVEVLLGYQDQPERSCSGVNALVDHQLSEIDRQILELSKLRTELSQLRGRCDSARPAGQCAILRELTEHA, from the coding sequence ATGCGCATCGGTGAGCTGGCAAAACTGACGGGCTGCCAATCCGAGACGGTCCGTTTCTATGAACAGAAAGGGCTGTTGCCGCCGCCGATCAGGTCGCAGGCGAACTACCGGATGTACGATGCCGGCCACGCCGAGCGGCTGCACTTCATCCGCCGCTGCCGCGCGCTGGGCATGTCGCTGAACGAGGTCGAAGTGCTGCTCGGCTACCAGGACCAGCCGGAACGTTCCTGCAGCGGCGTCAACGCCCTGGTCGACCATCAACTGTCCGAGATCGACCGCCAGATCCTCGAGCTGAGCAAGCTGCGGACCGAGCTGTCGCAGCTGCGTGGACGCTGCGATTCGGCGCGTCCGGCCGGCCAGTGCGCCATCCTGCGCGAGCTGACCGAACACGCGTAA
- a CDS encoding cation transporter: protein MSACCSGPCSSSAPPPDGRYRKVLWAALIINFAMFGVELAASLAAGSVSLLADSVDFLGDAANYGVSLFVLGMAVAWRSRAAYAKGVVMGLFGVLVLARALWFGLDGHLPHAQAMGAVGVLALAANGAVAAMLYAFRHGDANMRSVWLCTRNDMIGNLAVMLAALGVFGTRAGWPDIVVASIMACLGLWAARDVIRQARAELRAQAAADGMPAPAEGVQGSMPAPMPTTGKAPIAAPVQVVELRRR, encoded by the coding sequence ATGTCCGCTTGCTGTTCCGGTCCCTGCAGTTCGTCCGCGCCGCCGCCCGATGGGCGCTACCGCAAGGTGCTATGGGCGGCGCTCATCATCAACTTCGCCATGTTCGGCGTCGAACTGGCCGCCAGCCTGGCCGCTGGCTCAGTGTCGCTGCTGGCCGACTCGGTCGATTTTCTCGGCGACGCCGCCAACTATGGGGTGTCGCTGTTCGTGCTCGGCATGGCGGTCGCCTGGCGTTCGCGCGCGGCCTATGCCAAGGGCGTCGTGATGGGCCTGTTCGGCGTGCTGGTGCTGGCGCGGGCCCTGTGGTTCGGCCTGGACGGTCACCTGCCGCATGCCCAGGCCATGGGCGCGGTGGGCGTGCTGGCGCTGGCCGCCAACGGCGCGGTGGCGGCGATGCTGTACGCGTTTCGCCATGGCGACGCCAATATGCGTTCGGTATGGCTGTGCACCCGCAACGACATGATCGGCAACCTGGCCGTGATGCTGGCCGCGCTCGGTGTGTTCGGCACCCGCGCCGGGTGGCCGGACATCGTGGTGGCCAGCATCATGGCTTGCCTCGGCCTGTGGGCCGCACGCGACGTGATACGGCAGGCGCGCGCCGAGTTGCGCGCGCAGGCGGCGGCGGACGGCATGCCAGCGCCGGCGGAAGGCGTACAGGGATCAATGCCTGCACCCATGCCGACCACCGGGAAGGCGCCGATCGCGGCTCCCGTGCAAGTCGTCGAGCTGCGGCGCCGCTGA
- a CDS encoding D-glycero-alpha-D-manno-heptose-1,7-bisphosphate 7-phosphatase — MKAIFLDQDGTLVDAIPFNAEPRRIRLVSGAGPALRLLAGLDYRLFVVSNQSGIAHGCFGEDAMGPVSDRLSDLLFREQLALAGFYYCPHHPLGTVSDYAYACACRKPSPGMLLRAAHEHDIDLRASWMIGDILHDVEAGNRAGCRTLLIDNGNETEWRLGPRRLPTRIAPDLYSAAMLIARHEELQ; from the coding sequence ATGAAAGCCATCTTCCTCGACCAGGACGGCACGCTGGTCGACGCCATCCCGTTCAATGCCGAACCGCGCCGCATCCGCCTGGTGAGCGGCGCCGGGCCCGCGCTGCGCCTGCTGGCCGGGCTCGACTACCGCCTGTTCGTGGTGTCGAACCAGTCCGGCATCGCCCATGGCTGCTTCGGCGAAGATGCGATGGGGCCGGTCTCCGACCGCCTGAGCGACCTGCTGTTTCGCGAACAGCTCGCCCTCGCCGGCTTTTACTATTGCCCGCACCATCCGCTCGGAACGGTCAGCGACTATGCCTACGCCTGCGCCTGCCGCAAGCCTTCGCCCGGCATGCTGCTGCGCGCGGCGCACGAGCACGACATCGACCTGCGCGCCTCCTGGATGATCGGCGACATCCTGCACGACGTCGAGGCCGGCAACCGGGCCGGCTGCCGCACCCTGTTGATCGACAACGGCAACGAGACCGAATGGCGCCTCGGCCCGCGCCGCCTGCCCACGCGCATCGCGCCAGACCTGTACAGCGCGGCCATGCTGATCGCCCGGCACGAAGAACTGCAGTGA
- a CDS encoding glycosyltransferase family 2 protein encodes MPATEDAPLTAPPTVSVVLPACGRMDLLDRSLDALMRQSIDPRSVEVIVVDDEPNHNTLHLVAGWRTRTLERGPRLAYVANTGPRGPGAARNRGWRAARADIIAFTSDDAVPSPDWLAQGLAAFDGGAAVVCGRIETPVPARPTDRQRSAHAHERAAFTSANCFVHKPVLERLDGFDERFSVQRGSDADLHFRLLEQGVRIVRAPQALAVHPVRPAPWGASLLQIRHAVFDALLYKKHPALYRERIEARPCWDHYAIVAALLVALPCWALGLRWLALLATLAWLALTVRLCLRRLKGTAHSASHVAEMAITSILLPPLAVFWRLAGAVRYRVRFA; translated from the coding sequence ATGCCTGCCACGGAAGACGCCCCTCTTACCGCACCGCCCACGGTTTCCGTGGTGCTCCCGGCCTGCGGCCGCATGGACCTGCTCGACCGCAGCCTCGACGCCCTGATGCGCCAGAGCATCGACCCGCGCAGCGTCGAGGTCATCGTCGTGGACGACGAGCCCAACCACAATACCCTGCACCTGGTGGCCGGCTGGCGCACCCGCACGCTCGAGCGCGGGCCGCGCCTGGCCTATGTCGCCAATACCGGGCCACGCGGTCCCGGCGCCGCGCGCAACCGCGGCTGGCGCGCGGCGCGCGCCGACATCATCGCCTTCACCAGCGACGACGCCGTGCCCAGTCCCGACTGGCTGGCCCAGGGTCTGGCCGCCTTCGACGGCGGCGCCGCCGTCGTGTGCGGCCGCATCGAAACGCCAGTGCCGGCCCGTCCCACCGACCGCCAGCGCAGCGCCCATGCCCACGAGCGGGCCGCCTTCACCAGCGCCAACTGCTTTGTCCACAAGCCGGTGCTCGAACGGCTCGACGGCTTCGACGAGCGCTTCAGCGTCCAGCGTGGCAGCGACGCCGACCTGCACTTCCGCCTGCTCGAGCAGGGCGTGCGCATCGTGCGTGCGCCGCAGGCGCTGGCGGTGCATCCGGTGCGCCCGGCGCCGTGGGGCGCCAGCCTGCTGCAGATCCGCCATGCAGTGTTCGACGCGCTGCTGTACAAGAAGCACCCGGCGCTGTACCGCGAACGCATCGAGGCGCGTCCCTGCTGGGACCACTACGCCATCGTCGCCGCCCTGCTGGTGGCCCTGCCCTGCTGGGCGCTGGGCCTGCGCTGGCTGGCCCTGCTCGCCACCCTGGCATGGCTGGCGCTCACGGTGCGCCTGTGTCTGCGCCGCCTCAAAGGAACGGCCCACAGCGCCTCGCATGTGGCCGAGATGGCGATCACGTCGATATTGCTGCCGCCGCTCGCCGTGTTCTGGCGCCTGGCCGGCGCGGTGCGCTACCGCGTGCGCTTTGCCTGA
- a CDS encoding KGG domain-containing protein produces the protein MASSNQGNKQSGNQGNSQSAASGTRNRGFASMDPARQREIASQGGKAAHAKGTAHEFTSEEARRAGSLSHGNRQSANASAGGASRTSSKSGNRQSAQGGNRSGGSKE, from the coding sequence ATGGCCTCAAGCAACCAAGGTAACAAGCAATCGGGCAACCAGGGCAATAGCCAGAGCGCTGCCAGCGGCACCCGTAACCGCGGATTCGCCTCGATGGATCCGGCGCGCCAGCGCGAAATCGCCAGCCAGGGCGGCAAGGCCGCCCATGCCAAGGGAACCGCCCACGAATTCACGTCCGAAGAAGCCCGCCGCGCCGGCAGCTTGAGCCACGGTAATCGCCAGTCGGCCAACGCCAGTGCCGGTGGCGCCTCTCGCACCTCGAGCAAAAGCGGCAACCGCCAGAGCGCGCAGGGCGGCAACCGCAGCGGCGGTTCGAAAGAGTAA
- a CDS encoding M14 family metallopeptidase, with translation MPIKISTMFDSGSIDVVRADNPKQIDLNLRKDSHADIHQWFHFRLQGARGQAVTMRFLNAGQATYPKGFEGYQAVASYDTENWFRVPTSFDGQVMTIEHTPELDSVYYAYFEPYTWERHLRLLGEVAENPIARVHDIGSTVDGRDMNLVVIGNPQAEKKIWVIARQHPGESMAEWFVEGMMDALLDSANPVARKLLQRAVFYIVPNMNPDGSVRGNLRTNAAGANLNREWMNPSLERSPEVLCVKNKIEEIGIDMFFDIHGDEALPYNFVAGCEMLEDFTAERALEQSTFIDRYIACSPDFQKEYGYAASKYNDELLTLASKYVGHHYKCLSLTLEMPFKDNANLPDAHTGWNGARSAGLGAAMLQPILQALG, from the coding sequence ATGCCCATCAAGATCAGTACGATGTTCGACTCCGGCTCGATCGACGTCGTCCGCGCCGACAATCCGAAACAGATCGACCTGAACCTGCGCAAGGATTCGCACGCCGACATCCACCAGTGGTTCCACTTCCGCCTGCAGGGCGCGCGCGGCCAGGCCGTCACCATGCGCTTCCTGAACGCCGGCCAGGCTACTTACCCGAAGGGCTTCGAAGGCTACCAGGCGGTCGCCAGCTACGATACCGAGAACTGGTTCCGCGTCCCGACGAGCTTCGACGGCCAGGTGATGACGATCGAGCACACGCCGGAACTGGACAGCGTCTACTACGCCTATTTCGAACCCTACACCTGGGAACGCCACCTGCGCTTGCTGGGCGAAGTGGCCGAGAACCCGATCGCGCGCGTGCACGACATCGGCAGCACGGTCGACGGCCGCGACATGAACCTGGTGGTAATCGGCAATCCACAGGCCGAGAAAAAGATCTGGGTCATCGCGCGCCAGCACCCGGGCGAATCGATGGCCGAATGGTTCGTCGAAGGCATGATGGATGCGCTGCTCGACAGCGCCAATCCGGTTGCGCGCAAGTTGCTGCAGCGCGCCGTGTTCTACATCGTGCCGAACATGAACCCGGACGGCTCGGTGCGCGGCAACCTGCGCACCAATGCCGCCGGCGCCAACCTGAATCGCGAATGGATGAACCCGTCGCTCGAGCGCAGCCCTGAAGTGCTGTGCGTCAAGAACAAGATCGAGGAGATCGGCATCGACATGTTCTTCGACATCCATGGCGACGAGGCGCTACCCTACAATTTCGTGGCCGGCTGCGAGATGCTCGAGGACTTCACCGCCGAACGCGCGCTGGAGCAGAGCACCTTCATCGACCGCTACATCGCCTGCAGCCCGGATTTCCAGAAGGAATACGGCTATGCTGCCAGCAAGTACAACGACGAGCTGCTGACGCTGGCTTCCAAGTACGTCGGCCATCACTACAAATGCCTGTCGCTGACGCTCGAGATGCCGTTCAAGGACAATGCCAACCTGCCCGACGCGCACACCGGCTGGAACGGCGCGCGCAGCGCCGGCCTGGGCGCGGCGATGCTGCAGCCGATCCTGCAGGCGTTGGGCTGA
- a CDS encoding CYTH domain-containing protein, whose protein sequence is MGVEIERKFLVASDAWRTLGTPVLVRQGYLTSDPVRTVRARIYGDEAFLTIKSKSEGAARGEWEYPIPMADAAELLDRLCERPLVEKYRRRIEHGGFTWEVDEFLGENAGLVVAEIELPAEDTPFDKPDWIGQEVTHDKRYYNSNLIRSPYSTWTDTAS, encoded by the coding sequence ATGGGCGTTGAAATCGAACGCAAGTTCCTGGTCGCAAGCGACGCCTGGCGTACGCTGGGCACGCCCGTGCTCGTGCGCCAGGGCTACCTGACCTCGGATCCGGTGCGCACCGTGCGTGCGCGCATCTATGGTGACGAGGCTTTTCTCACCATCAAGAGCAAGAGCGAAGGCGCCGCGCGCGGCGAGTGGGAGTATCCGATCCCGATGGCGGACGCGGCCGAACTGCTCGACCGCCTGTGCGAGCGGCCGCTGGTCGAAAAATACCGGCGCCGCATCGAGCACGGCGGTTTCACCTGGGAAGTCGATGAGTTCCTGGGCGAGAATGCCGGCCTGGTGGTGGCCGAGATCGAGTTGCCGGCGGAAGATACGCCGTTCGACAAGCCGGACTGGATCGGCCAGGAAGTCACCCACGACAAGCGCTACTACAACTCCAACCTGATCCGCTCACCGTACTCCACCTGGACCGATACCGCCTCATGA
- a CDS encoding serine hydrolase domain-containing protein: protein MTIVSRRSLLALSLSTALGLALPAAGALAADNAAYFPPAGEWARKDPAQLGMDPAALAAAVQFAQSRETERPLDLSDQEAVFGTRLGSMPTKRARTNGVVIYKGYVVAEFGDTRFVDPTYSVAKSMLATVAGVAVRDGRIAVDDPVAKTVNDGGYAAPHNAPVTWKQHLQQESEWEGELWGKHSNFIGKQAFGKGEKKPRAIKAPGSFYEYNDTRVNRFALSLLRVFGQSVPDVFQQQVMDPIGASQTWKWVPYHNSYVEVNGKQVPSVSGGTRWGGGMWIDSWDMARFGYLWLNQGNWNGKQVLPASYVKEALTPSAHGPDYGYLWWLNTKGKNLPGMPATAFAALGAGSNDIVVSPEHDLVIVWRWHAGNAAEFATRVIGAIRQ, encoded by the coding sequence ATGACCATCGTCTCGCGCCGCAGCCTGCTCGCACTCTCCCTCTCCACCGCGCTTGGCCTGGCGTTGCCGGCCGCCGGCGCGCTGGCCGCCGACAATGCCGCGTATTTCCCGCCGGCCGGCGAGTGGGCGCGCAAGGACCCGGCCCAATTGGGCATGGACCCGGCGGCCCTGGCCGCGGCCGTCCAGTTCGCGCAGTCGCGCGAGACCGAGCGTCCGCTCGACCTGTCCGACCAGGAAGCCGTGTTCGGCACCCGGCTGGGTTCGATGCCGACCAAACGCGCCCGCACCAATGGCGTGGTGATCTACAAGGGGTATGTGGTGGCCGAGTTCGGCGATACGCGCTTCGTCGACCCGACCTATTCGGTGGCCAAGAGCATGCTGGCGACCGTGGCCGGTGTGGCGGTGCGCGACGGCCGCATCGCGGTCGATGATCCGGTCGCGAAGACGGTGAATGATGGCGGCTATGCCGCGCCGCACAACGCGCCAGTCACCTGGAAGCAGCATCTGCAGCAAGAGTCCGAGTGGGAAGGCGAACTGTGGGGCAAGCACAGCAATTTCATCGGCAAGCAGGCCTTCGGCAAGGGCGAGAAGAAGCCGCGCGCGATCAAGGCGCCAGGCAGCTTCTATGAGTACAACGACACCCGCGTAAACCGCTTCGCGCTGTCGCTGCTGCGTGTGTTTGGCCAGTCGGTGCCGGACGTGTTCCAGCAGCAGGTCATGGACCCGATCGGCGCTTCCCAGACCTGGAAATGGGTTCCTTACCATAACAGCTATGTGGAAGTGAATGGTAAGCAGGTGCCATCGGTCAGTGGCGGCACGCGCTGGGGCGGCGGCATGTGGATCGACAGTTGGGACATGGCGCGCTTCGGCTACCTGTGGCTGAATCAGGGTAACTGGAATGGCAAGCAGGTCCTGCCGGCGTCCTACGTGAAGGAAGCGCTCACCCCGAGCGCCCACGGCCCGGATTATGGCTACCTGTGGTGGCTCAACACCAAGGGCAAGAACCTGCCAGGCATGCCTGCGACCGCCTTTGCGGCGCTGGGGGCGGGCAGCAACGATATCGTCGTCTCGCCCGAACACGACCTGGTGATCGTGTGGCGCTGGCATGCCGGAAATGCGGCCGAGTTCGCGACGCGCGTGATTGGCGCGATCCGCCAGTAA
- the glf gene encoding UDP-galactopyranose mutase — MNKNIAIVGAGFSGAVIANQLAQAGYTVDVFESRPHIAGNCYSERDAETGVMVHVYGPHIFHTDNERAWEFVNRYAEFKPYVNRVKAITGGKVFTLPINLLTINQFFNKTMGPAEAQEFLQNLGDKSIENPTTFEEQALRFVGRELYEAFFKTYTIKQWGLHPSELPASILKRLPVRFNYDDNYFNHKYQGMPANGYTELVQNILDVPGVTVHLSTAFDPADKGNYAHVFYSGPIDAWFKHEDGRLPYRTLDFETFRADGDFQGNAVINYCDDEKNYTRITEHKHFSPWEKHDKTICYAEYSRQCEEKDVPYYPIRQTREKAQLELYVNKAKNEDNVTFVGRLGTYRYLDMDVTIHEALLTSDKFLESAKAGARMPAFVIDPMA, encoded by the coding sequence ATGAACAAGAATATCGCCATCGTCGGCGCTGGATTCTCCGGGGCCGTGATCGCAAACCAGCTGGCGCAGGCCGGCTACACCGTCGACGTGTTCGAATCGCGCCCGCACATCGCGGGCAACTGCTATTCGGAGCGCGATGCCGAGACCGGCGTCATGGTCCATGTCTATGGGCCGCACATTTTCCACACCGATAACGAGCGTGCCTGGGAATTCGTCAACCGCTACGCCGAGTTCAAGCCCTACGTCAACCGCGTCAAGGCGATCACCGGCGGCAAGGTGTTTACCCTGCCGATCAACCTGTTGACCATCAACCAGTTCTTCAACAAGACCATGGGCCCGGCCGAGGCGCAGGAATTCCTGCAAAACCTGGGCGACAAGTCGATCGAGAACCCGACCACCTTCGAAGAACAGGCGCTGCGCTTCGTCGGCCGCGAGCTGTACGAGGCCTTCTTCAAGACCTATACGATCAAGCAGTGGGGCCTGCACCCGAGCGAACTGCCGGCCAGCATCCTCAAGCGGCTGCCGGTGCGTTTCAATTACGACGACAATTACTTCAACCACAAATACCAGGGCATGCCGGCCAACGGATACACCGAGCTGGTGCAGAACATCCTCGATGTGCCCGGCGTGACCGTGCACCTTAGCACGGCCTTCGACCCGGCCGACAAAGGCAATTACGCCCACGTGTTCTACAGCGGCCCGATCGACGCCTGGTTCAAGCATGAAGACGGCCGCCTGCCTTACCGCACGCTGGACTTCGAGACCTTCCGCGCCGATGGCGACTTCCAGGGCAATGCCGTCATCAACTACTGCGACGACGAGAAGAACTACACGCGCATCACCGAGCACAAGCACTTCTCGCCGTGGGAAAAGCACGACAAGACCATCTGCTACGCCGAGTACAGCCGCCAGTGCGAAGAAAAGGATGTGCCGTACTATCCGATTCGCCAGACGCGCGAGAAGGCGCAGCTGGAGCTGTACGTGAACAAGGCGAAGAACGAAGACAACGTCACCTTCGTCGGCCGCCTGGGCACCTACCGCTACCTGGACATGGACGTCACCATCCACGAAGCCCTGCTCACGTCCGATAAATTCCTGGAAAGCGCGAAGGCCGGTGCGCGCATGCCGGCCTTCGTCATCGATCCGATGGCGTAA
- a CDS encoding SDR family oxidoreductase codes for MNKVFEGKVAVVTGGSRGIGAAIARRLAADGAHVALTYQQSAAAADTLVADIKAAGGSAEAIRSDAADPAAIKAAIDTVVQARGRIDILVNNAGVAVFGPIDDFTLEDFEKTVAVNVRAVFAGVKAVLPHMRQGGRIVNISSTNALRMPMVGGSVYAMSKSALSGLTQGLARELGPRGITINNVLPGPVDTDMNPENTEFGAGLHDYMAVKRHGRPEEIAAMVAYLAGAEAAYVTGGDLLIDGGFAA; via the coding sequence ATGAACAAGGTCTTCGAAGGCAAAGTTGCTGTAGTCACTGGCGGTTCACGCGGCATCGGCGCCGCCATCGCACGCCGCCTGGCAGCCGATGGCGCGCACGTGGCGCTGACGTATCAACAATCGGCAGCCGCCGCCGACACGCTGGTGGCTGACATCAAGGCTGCGGGCGGCAGCGCCGAAGCGATCAGGAGCGATGCGGCCGACCCGGCCGCGATCAAGGCCGCGATCGACACCGTGGTCCAGGCGCGCGGCCGCATCGACATCCTGGTCAACAATGCCGGCGTCGCCGTGTTCGGGCCGATCGACGATTTCACGCTGGAAGACTTCGAGAAGACGGTGGCGGTGAACGTGCGCGCCGTGTTCGCCGGCGTGAAGGCAGTGCTGCCACACATGCGACAAGGCGGACGCATCGTCAACATCAGCAGCACCAATGCGCTGCGCATGCCGATGGTCGGCGGTTCGGTGTACGCGATGAGCAAGTCGGCCTTGAGCGGCCTGACCCAGGGCCTGGCGCGCGAACTGGGCCCGCGCGGGATCACGATCAATAATGTGCTGCCCGGCCCGGTCGACACCGACATGAACCCGGAAAACACCGAGTTCGGCGCCGGCCTGCACGACTACATGGCCGTCAAACGCCATGGCCGGCCGGAAGAAATCGCGGCCATGGTCGCCTACCTGGCGGGCGCGGAAGCGGCCTACGTCACCGGCGGCGACCTGTTGATCGACGGCGGCTTCGCGGCCTGA